In a genomic window of Anas acuta chromosome 9, bAnaAcu1.1, whole genome shotgun sequence:
- the NRROS gene encoding transforming growth factor beta activator LRRC33 isoform X1: protein MSSKVLLGASGSAGTGVWPQVRMLSVQVSQPWGEFPPAPAFLPVRRATAEMEALLPGLSLLLVLLAAGWGNGVGAAWAMSPGGCKHVQSTADCTGRWLSSVPGNLQGDIEELLLNDNTIRVLGHGSLLPYPQLKHLSLSKNRLNLIEPGTFLGSQGLHVLSLADNLLFTNYSQTAAALSALPALRILDLSGNCLTEDMLSVLLLNLPSLESLSVARNAIMRLDSSVFTNLTQLLELNLEKNYIFEIDQAFEGLQKLQRLNIAYNYMPCIVDFGLTQLKVLNVSHNIIEWFLAFESDDLFELEVLDLSHNRLLFFPVLPRQSKLHSLLLKDNEMTFYQRLPNGTSLADVTVQFLIIDGNSTNITTVNLWDEVCYSNLSSLRLLDMSQNQFWYLPEGFLAKMPSLTHLKLNQNCLETFQLSEEDPLAMLTDLDLSQNQLVELQVGAGATLPSLQLFNLSTNRLRALPAEVFTYTRKITTVDLSRNRLDLCPQPALASEVESPPCVDIRGIETLSRLYLAGCGLQGLAGQPFRGTSLTHLDLSDNQQALSGDPGWLQDLAATLRVLSLRNTSLSSAVVDFSTLQSLAALDLSGNSLSALPASLSTVKLRSLDLRDNSLPALPADVARTPLVRSLQELYLSRNPYNCCTLGWWESLQRVEQLRVPDGRELTCSYDSRTLSARALPETVLRACRWKVANMALLYLVLALPTCLTLLVAFAVVFLMLKQKLLKMLKSRCGASSPY, encoded by the exons ATGTCATCGAAGGTTCTCCTGGGAGCCTCTGGATCAGCGGGGACCGGTGTATGGCCGCAGGTGAGGATGCTCAGTGTTCAGGtttcccagccctggggggaatttcctccagctcctgcctttcTGCCTGTCAG GAGAGCCACTGCTGAGATGGAGGCCCTGCTGCCCGGTCTCTCCCTGCTTCTGGTCCTGCTGGCAGCGGGATGGGGAAATGGGGTGGGCGCAGCCTGGGCGATGTCTCCTGGTGGCTGCAAGCAC GTGCAGAGCACTGCAGACTGCACTGGGAGGTGGCTGAGCTCTGTCCCAGGAAATCTTCAAGGTGATATCGAAGAGCTGTTGCTCAATGACAACACTATCCGGGTCCTGGGCCATGGCTCTCTGCTCCCATACCCCCAGCTGAAGCATCTCAGCTTGTCCAAGAACCGGCTAAACCTCATCGAGCCTGgcaccttcctgggcagccaAGGCCTCCACGTGCTCTCCTTGGCAGACAACCTCCTCTTCACCAACTACTCGCAGACAGCAGCTGCTCTTTCTGCTTTGCCAGCCTTGCGGATACTTGATCTATCTGGAAACTGCCTCACTGAGGACATGTTATCAGTTTTGCTCCTGAATCTGCCATCCTTGGAGTCCTTGTCAGTGGCCAGGAATGCTATCATGAGGCTGGACTCGTCTGTTTTCACCAACTTGACGCAGCTTTTGGAGCTGAACCTGGAGAAGAACTACATCTTTGAGATCGACCAAGCTTTTGAAgggctgcagaagctgcagaggCTCAACATAGCTTATAACTACATGCCATGCATAGTGGACTTCGGCCTGACCCAGCTCAAGGTGCTCAATGTCAGCCACAACATTATCGAGTGGTTTCTGGCCTTTGAAAGTGACGATCTCTTTGAACTGGAGGTGCTGGACCTGTCCCACAACCGGCTCCtgtttttccctgtgctgccccGGCAGAGTAAGCTGCACTCCTTGCTGCTGAAGGACAACGAGATGACCTTCTATCAGCGTCTCCCCAACGGCACTTCCCTCGCAGATGTCACCGTGCAGTTCCTGATCATTGACGGCAACTCCACCAACATCACCACGGTCAACCTCTGGGACGAGGTCTGCTACAGCAACCTCTCCTCCCTGCGCCTCCTGGACATGAGCCAGAACCAGTTCTGGTACCTGCCGGAGGGTTTCCTGGCCAAGATGCCCTCCCTGACCCACCTGAAGCTCAACCAGAACTGCCTGGAGACGTTCCAACTGTCAGAGGAGGACCCCTTGGCCATGCTGACGGACCTTGACCTGAGCCAGAACCAGCTGGTGGAGCtgcaggtgggtgctggggccaccctgcccagcctgcagctcttcaaCCTCAGCACCAACAGGCTGCGGGCGCTCCCCGCTGAAGTCTTCACCTACACCAGGAAGATCActacagttgacctcagccgCAACCGGCTTGACCTGTGTCCCCAGCCGGCTCTTGCAAGCGAGGTGGAGAGTCCTCCCTGCGTGGACATCAGGGGCATCGAGACCTTGAGCCGCCTCTACTTGGCCGGCTGCGGTTTGCAGGGACTGGCCGGCCAGCCCTTCCGAGGGACATCGCTGACACACCTGGACCTCTCTGACAACCAGCAGGCCCTGTCCGGGGACCCGGGGTGGCTTCAAGACCTTGCTGCCACTCTACGGGTTTTGTCCCTCCGCAACACCAGCCTCTCCTCTGCTGTGGTGGACTTCTCCACCCTGCAGAGCCTCGCGGCCTTGGACTTGTCAGGGAACTCACTGAGTGCGCTCCCCGCGTCACTGAGCACCGTCAAGCTGCGCAGCCTGGACCTCCGGGACAAcagcctcccagctctgcccgCGGACGTGGCGCGGACGCCCCTGGTGAGGAGCCTGCAGGAGCTCTACCTCAGCCGCAACCCCTACAACTGCTGCACGCTGGGCTGGTGGGAGTCCCTGCAGCGCGTGGAGCAGCTGCGCGTCCCCGACGGGCGCGAGCTGACCTGCAGCTACGACTCCAGGACGCTGAGCGCCCGGGCGCTGCCCGAGACTGTCCTGCGGGCCTGCCGCTGGAAGGTGGCCAACATGGCCCTCCTCTACCTGGTGCTCGCCCTGCCCACCTGCCTGACGCTCCTGGTGGCCTTCGCTGTGGTCTTCCTCATGCTCAAGCAGAAGCTGCTAAAAATGTTGAAGAGCCGGTGCGGGGCATCTAGCCCTTACTGA
- the CEP19 gene encoding centrosomal protein of 19 kDa: MACVAKKCGIRFKPPSIILIYEEKDKEKTRQRIMPVRNFSKFSDCSIAAEQLKNNPRHKAYLEGVSLRQLEKLHSLLKGHLRGESLAESLEKVQREETIDPEEDMNKLDDKELAKRKSIMDELFEKNRKKKDDPDFIYDVEVEFPQDEQLESCGWDVESGEEV; the protein is encoded by the exons ATGGCTTGCGTTGCGAAGAAGTGCGGCATTCGCTTTAAGCCTCCATCCATTATCCTGATCTATGAAGAAAAGGACAAGGAAAAGACTCGCCAGCGCATCATGCCTGTCAGGAATTTCTCCAAGTTCTCAG ACTGCAGCatagctgcagagcagctgaagaatAACCCTCGGCACAAGGCTTACCTAGAAGGAGTCTCACTACGTCAGCTAGAGAAGCTGCACAGCTTGCTGAAAGGTCATCTGAGAGGAGAGAGTCTGGCTGAGAGCCTGGAAAAGGTTCAGCGGGAAGAGACCATCGACCCGGAAGAGGATATGAACAAACTGGATGACAAGGAGCTAGCCAAAAGGAAGAGCATCATGGATGAGCTCTTCGAgaagaacaggaagaagaaggatGACCCAGATTTTATCTACGACGTGGAAGTTGAGTTTCCACAGGATGAGCAGCTGGAGTCCTGCGGCTGGGATGTGGAGTCAGGGGAAGAAGTCTGA
- the FBXO45 gene encoding F-box/SPRY domain-containing protein 1, with protein MAAGPGGAAAASSSSSSSSVAAAAAGGGAGWRLPGRVLELVFSYLELRELRSCALVCKLWHRVLHGDENSEVWRSLAARCLAEEALRTDILCNVPTYKGKVRAFHHAFSTNDCSRNVYIKKNGFTLHRNPIAQSTDGARTKIGFSEGRHAWEVWWEGPLGTVAVIGIATKRAAMQCQGYVALLGSDDQSWGWNLVDNNLLHNGEVNGSFPQCNNAPKYQIGERIRVILDMEDKTLAFERGYEFLGVAFRGLPKVCLYPAVSAVYGNTEVTLVYLGKPLDG; from the exons ATGGCGGCGGGTCccgggggagcggcggcggcttcgtcgtcgtcgtcgtcgtcgtcggtagcggcggcggcggcgggcgggggagCCGGGTGGCGGCTGCCGGggagggtgctggagctggtgtTCTCCTACCTGGAGCTGCGGGAGCTGCGGAGCTGCGCGCTGGTGTGCAAGCTGTGGCACCGCGTCCTGCACGGCGACGAGAACAGCGAGGTGTGGCGCAGCCTGGCCGCCCGCTGCCTGGCGGAGGAGGCGCTGCGCACCGACATCCTCTGCAACGTGCCCACCTACAAGGGCAAG GTCCGTGCCTTCCACCACGCCTTCAGCACCAACGACTGCTCCAGGAACGTCTACATCAAGAAGAACGGCTTCACGCTGCACCGCAACCCCATCGCCCAGAGCACCGACGGGGCCAGGACCAAGATCGGCTTCAGCGAGGGCCGCCACGCCTGGGAGGTGTGGTGGGAGGGCCCGCTGGGCACCGTGGCCGTCATCGGCATCGCCACGAAGCGGGCGGCCATGCAGTGCCAGGGCTAcgtggccctgctggggagcGACGaccagagctggggctggaacCTGGTGGACAATAACTTGCTGCACAACGGGGAGGTCAACGGCAGCTTCCCGCAGTGCAACAACGCGCCGAAATACCAG ATAGGTGAAAGGATTCGAGTTATCCTGGACATGGAAGACAAAACGTTAGCATTTGAGAGGGGCTATGAGTTCTTGGGAGTTGCGTTCAGAGGACTGCCAAAAGTTTGCCTGTATCCGGCAGTGTCTGCTGTGTACGGTAACACAGAAGTGACTTTGGTCTACCTGGGAAAACCTTTGGATGGATGA
- the NRROS gene encoding transforming growth factor beta activator LRRC33 isoform X2, giving the protein MEALLPGLSLLLVLLAAGWGNGVGAAWAMSPGGCKHVQSTADCTGRWLSSVPGNLQGDIEELLLNDNTIRVLGHGSLLPYPQLKHLSLSKNRLNLIEPGTFLGSQGLHVLSLADNLLFTNYSQTAAALSALPALRILDLSGNCLTEDMLSVLLLNLPSLESLSVARNAIMRLDSSVFTNLTQLLELNLEKNYIFEIDQAFEGLQKLQRLNIAYNYMPCIVDFGLTQLKVLNVSHNIIEWFLAFESDDLFELEVLDLSHNRLLFFPVLPRQSKLHSLLLKDNEMTFYQRLPNGTSLADVTVQFLIIDGNSTNITTVNLWDEVCYSNLSSLRLLDMSQNQFWYLPEGFLAKMPSLTHLKLNQNCLETFQLSEEDPLAMLTDLDLSQNQLVELQVGAGATLPSLQLFNLSTNRLRALPAEVFTYTRKITTVDLSRNRLDLCPQPALASEVESPPCVDIRGIETLSRLYLAGCGLQGLAGQPFRGTSLTHLDLSDNQQALSGDPGWLQDLAATLRVLSLRNTSLSSAVVDFSTLQSLAALDLSGNSLSALPASLSTVKLRSLDLRDNSLPALPADVARTPLVRSLQELYLSRNPYNCCTLGWWESLQRVEQLRVPDGRELTCSYDSRTLSARALPETVLRACRWKVANMALLYLVLALPTCLTLLVAFAVVFLMLKQKLLKMLKSRCGASSPY; this is encoded by the exons ATGGAGGCCCTGCTGCCCGGTCTCTCCCTGCTTCTGGTCCTGCTGGCAGCGGGATGGGGAAATGGGGTGGGCGCAGCCTGGGCGATGTCTCCTGGTGGCTGCAAGCAC GTGCAGAGCACTGCAGACTGCACTGGGAGGTGGCTGAGCTCTGTCCCAGGAAATCTTCAAGGTGATATCGAAGAGCTGTTGCTCAATGACAACACTATCCGGGTCCTGGGCCATGGCTCTCTGCTCCCATACCCCCAGCTGAAGCATCTCAGCTTGTCCAAGAACCGGCTAAACCTCATCGAGCCTGgcaccttcctgggcagccaAGGCCTCCACGTGCTCTCCTTGGCAGACAACCTCCTCTTCACCAACTACTCGCAGACAGCAGCTGCTCTTTCTGCTTTGCCAGCCTTGCGGATACTTGATCTATCTGGAAACTGCCTCACTGAGGACATGTTATCAGTTTTGCTCCTGAATCTGCCATCCTTGGAGTCCTTGTCAGTGGCCAGGAATGCTATCATGAGGCTGGACTCGTCTGTTTTCACCAACTTGACGCAGCTTTTGGAGCTGAACCTGGAGAAGAACTACATCTTTGAGATCGACCAAGCTTTTGAAgggctgcagaagctgcagaggCTCAACATAGCTTATAACTACATGCCATGCATAGTGGACTTCGGCCTGACCCAGCTCAAGGTGCTCAATGTCAGCCACAACATTATCGAGTGGTTTCTGGCCTTTGAAAGTGACGATCTCTTTGAACTGGAGGTGCTGGACCTGTCCCACAACCGGCTCCtgtttttccctgtgctgccccGGCAGAGTAAGCTGCACTCCTTGCTGCTGAAGGACAACGAGATGACCTTCTATCAGCGTCTCCCCAACGGCACTTCCCTCGCAGATGTCACCGTGCAGTTCCTGATCATTGACGGCAACTCCACCAACATCACCACGGTCAACCTCTGGGACGAGGTCTGCTACAGCAACCTCTCCTCCCTGCGCCTCCTGGACATGAGCCAGAACCAGTTCTGGTACCTGCCGGAGGGTTTCCTGGCCAAGATGCCCTCCCTGACCCACCTGAAGCTCAACCAGAACTGCCTGGAGACGTTCCAACTGTCAGAGGAGGACCCCTTGGCCATGCTGACGGACCTTGACCTGAGCCAGAACCAGCTGGTGGAGCtgcaggtgggtgctggggccaccctgcccagcctgcagctcttcaaCCTCAGCACCAACAGGCTGCGGGCGCTCCCCGCTGAAGTCTTCACCTACACCAGGAAGATCActacagttgacctcagccgCAACCGGCTTGACCTGTGTCCCCAGCCGGCTCTTGCAAGCGAGGTGGAGAGTCCTCCCTGCGTGGACATCAGGGGCATCGAGACCTTGAGCCGCCTCTACTTGGCCGGCTGCGGTTTGCAGGGACTGGCCGGCCAGCCCTTCCGAGGGACATCGCTGACACACCTGGACCTCTCTGACAACCAGCAGGCCCTGTCCGGGGACCCGGGGTGGCTTCAAGACCTTGCTGCCACTCTACGGGTTTTGTCCCTCCGCAACACCAGCCTCTCCTCTGCTGTGGTGGACTTCTCCACCCTGCAGAGCCTCGCGGCCTTGGACTTGTCAGGGAACTCACTGAGTGCGCTCCCCGCGTCACTGAGCACCGTCAAGCTGCGCAGCCTGGACCTCCGGGACAAcagcctcccagctctgcccgCGGACGTGGCGCGGACGCCCCTGGTGAGGAGCCTGCAGGAGCTCTACCTCAGCCGCAACCCCTACAACTGCTGCACGCTGGGCTGGTGGGAGTCCCTGCAGCGCGTGGAGCAGCTGCGCGTCCCCGACGGGCGCGAGCTGACCTGCAGCTACGACTCCAGGACGCTGAGCGCCCGGGCGCTGCCCGAGACTGTCCTGCGGGCCTGCCGCTGGAAGGTGGCCAACATGGCCCTCCTCTACCTGGTGCTCGCCCTGCCCACCTGCCTGACGCTCCTGGTGGCCTTCGCTGTGGTCTTCCTCATGCTCAAGCAGAAGCTGCTAAAAATGTTGAAGAGCCGGTGCGGGGCATCTAGCCCTTACTGA
- the PIGX gene encoding phosphatidylinositol-glycan biosynthesis class X protein — MAAPASTARGGAAQRWGPAAGRGGGAVRRRLGMAGLSPGLAALLCALQVQAAGRGAAVTQELLQEGFHRDLLVKVDLGETGEWAGGCTVVARSHLPPGIYVDPYELASLQQHNLTKAVLIPDVVDVEAPEYSATGLVVLLYLERDPRCSRCFRGVLPVHVRYHRPAGDGEEALVALKSPEVLVCCCDDHLSTESWKPAEVEAPCSGKRDYPCQWYSAAHKPAYEELTLQVPVGLKQHSALVCVVTLLATVFCSSLIVAAVCKHGHFFSLVTCSE; from the exons ATGGCCGCCCCGGCCTCCACAGCGCGGGGGGGCGCAGCGCAGCGCTggggcccggcggcggggcggggcggcggggccgtgagGAGGAGGCTCGGCATGGCGGGGCTCAGCCCCGGGCTGGCGGCGCTGCTCTGCGCCCTCC AGGTGCAGGCTGCCGGCCGGGGAGCCGCCGTCacgcaggagctgctgcaggaggggttCCACAG GGACCTGCTGGTGAAGGTTGACCTTGGGGAAACCGGGGAGTGGGCTGGAGGATGCACGGTGGTTGCTAGAAGTCACCTGCCGCCAGGAATCTACGTGGATCCCTACGAGCTGGCATCGCTGCAGCAACACAACTTAACGAAG GCGGTGTTAATTCCTGACGTCGTTGATGTGGAGGCTCCTGAGTACTCAGCCACAGGCCTTGTGGTTCTCCTGTACCTGGAACGCGACCCTCGCTGTTCGCGCTGTTTCAGAGGTGTTTTGCCTGTGCATGTGCGGTACCACCGGCCGGCAGGGGACGGGGAGGAGGCACTGGTTGCTCTGAAGAGTCCAGAAGTACTGGTCTGCTGCTGCGATG ATCACCTGTCAACGGAGAGCTGGAAGCCTGCTGAAGTGGAAGCTCCCTGCTCAGGGAAAAGGGACTACCCCTGCCAGTGGTACAGCGCAGCACACAAACCT gcATATGAAGAATTGACTCTTCAGGTTCCAGTGGGGCTCAAGCAACATAGTGCCTTAGTGTGCGTTGTGACTCTTCTTGCCACAGTGTTCTGTTCCAGTCTGATTGTTGCTGCTGTATGCAAGCACGGACACTTCTTCTCCCTAGTCACCTGCTCAGAATAA